In a single window of the Raphanus sativus cultivar WK10039 chromosome 9, ASM80110v3, whole genome shotgun sequence genome:
- the LOC108827341 gene encoding uncharacterized protein At3g61260 isoform X1: METVGKAQLSVIKAWKEQKITKVTSKTQKKLHEISGWENKKTRKIESELASLQRKMDSKKMEEAERLRSKKAAVHAKAQEKKAKVQTRRAQEILHAEEEAARFEATGEVPNKASCSCF; encoded by the exons ATGGAGACAG TAGGAAAAGCGCAGTTATCGGTCATCAAGGCATGGAAGGAACAGAAGATAACAAAGGTCACTAGCAA GACTCAGAAGAAGCTCCATGAGATTTCAGGATGGGAGAataagaaaacaagaaagatCGAATCTGAACTCGCTAGTCTCCAG CGGAAGATGGACAGTAAGAAAATGGAGGAAGCAGAGAGACTAAGGAGCAAGAAAGCAGCAGTTCATGCAAAAGCACAAGAGAAGAAAGCAAAGGTTCAAACTAGACGCGCTCAAGAGATTCTCCATGCCGAAGAAGAAGCTGCTAGGTTTGAAGCCACTGGAGAGGTTCCCAACAAGGCATCTTGCAGCTGCTTCTGA
- the LOC108827341 gene encoding uncharacterized protein At3g61260 isoform X2: METGKAQLSVIKAWKEQKITKVTSKTQKKLHEISGWENKKTRKIESELASLQRKMDSKKMEEAERLRSKKAAVHAKAQEKKAKVQTRRAQEILHAEEEAARFEATGEVPNKASCSCF, encoded by the exons ATGGAGACAG GAAAAGCGCAGTTATCGGTCATCAAGGCATGGAAGGAACAGAAGATAACAAAGGTCACTAGCAA GACTCAGAAGAAGCTCCATGAGATTTCAGGATGGGAGAataagaaaacaagaaagatCGAATCTGAACTCGCTAGTCTCCAG CGGAAGATGGACAGTAAGAAAATGGAGGAAGCAGAGAGACTAAGGAGCAAGAAAGCAGCAGTTCATGCAAAAGCACAAGAGAAGAAAGCAAAGGTTCAAACTAGACGCGCTCAAGAGATTCTCCATGCCGAAGAAGAAGCTGCTAGGTTTGAAGCCACTGGAGAGGTTCCCAACAAGGCATCTTGCAGCTGCTTCTGA
- the LOC108827337 gene encoding DEAD-box ATP-dependent RNA helicase 8, which translates to MMNNNNNRGGGGGGGGGRYPPGIGAGRGAINNPNPNFQSRPGYQHQQQPPPQYVQRGGGGYAHQNHQQQFQQATSQQQQPHRYQQQQQQQQQWLRRPPPQISPGNSNGDAVVEVEKTVLSEAIDTNSEDWKARLKLPAPDTRYRTEDVTATKGNEFEDYFLKRDLLMGIYEKGFERPSPIQEESIPIALTGRDILARAKNGTGKTAAFCIPVLEKIDQDNNVIQAVIIVPTRELALQTSQVCKEMGKHLKIQVMVTTGGTSLKDDIMRLYQPVHLLVGTPGRILDLTKKGVCVLKDCSVFVMDEADKLLSQEFQPSVEHLISFLPQNRQILMFSATFPVTVKDFKDRFLTNPYIINLMDELTLKGITQFYAFVEERQKIHCLNTLFSKLQINQSIIFCNSVNRVELLAKKITELGYSCFYIHAKMLQDHRNRVFHDFRNGACRNLVCTDLFTRGIDIQAVNVVINFDFPKTAETYLHRVGRSGRFGHLGLAVNLITYEDRFNLYRIEQELGTEIKQIPPHIDQAIYCQ; encoded by the exons atgatgaacaacaacaacaaccgaggaggaggaggaggaggaggaggaggaaggtaTCCTCCAGGGATTGGCGCTGGCCGTGGTGCTATCAACAACCCTAACCCTAATTTCCAGTCCCGCCCTGGTTACCAACATCAGCAGCAGCCGCCGCCACAGTACGTTCAGCGCGGCGGCGGCGGTTACGCCCATCAGAATCACCAACAACAGTTTCAGCAAGCCACGTCCCAGCAGCAGCAGCCGCATCGATACCAACAGCAACAGCAACAGCAACAGCAGTGGCTTCGAAGACCACCACCCCAGATCTCTCCCGGTAACAGTAACGGTGATGCTGTTGTGGAAGTCGAGAAAACTGTTCTGTCCGAAGCCATCGACACAAA TTCGGAAGATTGGAAGGCGAGGCTAAAACTACCTGCACCTGATACTCGCTACAGAACAGAG GATGTGACAGCCACAAAGGGAAACGAGTTTGAAGACTATTTCCTGAAGCGAGATCTTCTAATGGGAATCTATGAGAAGGGTTTCGAAAGACCTTCTCCAATCCAGGAAGAGAGTATCCCTATCGCCTTAACTGGTAGAGACATCCTTGCCCGAGCTAAAAACGGCACTGGCAAAACTGCCGCCTTTTGTATTCCTGTCTTGGAAAAAATTGACCAAGATAACAACGTTATTCAAG CTGTGATAATTGTTCCAACTCGAGAGTTAGCCCTTCAGACATCACAGGTGTGTAAGGAGATGGGGAAGCATTTGAAGATTCAAGTCATGGTGACCACTGGAGGCACCAGTCTAAAAGATGACATCATGCGTTTGTATCAGCCTGTCCATTTACTGGTAGGAACCCCTGGGAGGATTCTGGATCTTACCAAGAAAGGTGTTTGTGTTTTGAAAGATTGTTCCGTGTTTGTTATGGATGAG GCTGATAAGCTTTTATCTCAAGAGTTCCAACCTTCAGTGGAGCATCTGATCAGCTTTCTACCGCAAAACCGTCAGATACTGATGTTCTCAGCCACGTTTCCTGTCACTGTCAAGGATTTTAAGGATAGATTTCTGACGAATCCTTACATCATCAATCTCATGGATGAGCTTACGCTCAAGGGTATTACGCAGTTCTATGCTTTCGTTGAAGAACGACAGAAAATTCATTGCTTGAATACACTATTCTCCAAG ctGCAAATTAACCAATCGATCATTTTCTGCAATTCTGTGAACCGTGTGGAGCTCTTAGCTAAGAAAATAACAGAACTTGGGTATTCGTGCTTCTACATCCATGCAAAGATGCTTCAAGACCACCGAAACAGAGTGTTCCATGACTTCCGCAATGGTGCATGCCGCAATCTTGTGTGTACTG ACCTGTTCACACGTGGTATTGACATTCAAGCAGTCAATGTGGTGATAAACTTTGATTTCCCAAAGACTGCAGAAACTTATCTACATAGG GTTGGTCGATCAGGAAGGTTTGGCCATCTTGGTTTAGCTGTGAATCTCATCACCTATGAGGACCGCTTTAACCT TTACCGGATTGAGCAAGAGCTTGGAACGGAGATCAAGCAAATTCCTCCGCATATCGATCAGGCAATTTATTGCCAATAA
- the LOC108825069 gene encoding nitrile-specifier protein 1-like isoform X2, with amino-acid sequence MAQKLDAKGGKKGNVWDDDVHENVRKVYLGKGQDCISFVKFEYVDDSEVVIGDQHGERTQEVEEFVVDVDDYIVYVEAFRETVTQETIVDLKFETSKGKTNRNFKEGPGVKFVLQGGKIVGFHGRSTNVLHALGAYVCDPISTSQLHGKWTKVEQKGKAPGLRCSHAIAQVGNKIYSFGGEFTPNVPIDKDLYVCDLKTGKWSIAPATGDIPHLACLGVRMVSVGTTLYVFGGRDASRKYNGFYSYDTTKNVWKLLTPVEEGPTPRSFHSMAADDKKVYVFGGVTPTERIKTLDAYNIADKKWKQCATPGESFSIRGGSGLEVVNGKVWVVYGFNNYEIDNVYYYDPVQNKWTEVETFGEKPSGRSVFASAVVGKRIVIFGGEVDMDPQAHVGPGQLVDGTFALDTETCKWERLDKLEKPETPEIRGWTASTSATVNGKKGLLMHGGKAQTNDRFDDLYFYEFQ; translated from the exons ATGGCCCAAAAGCTGGACGCAAAGGGTGGTAAGAAAGGAAATGTATGGGATGATGACGTTCACGAAAATGTCAGAAAAGTGTATTTAGGGAAAGGCCAGGATTGTATATCCTTTGTCAAGTTTGAGTATGTTGATGATTCTGAAGTGGTTATTGGAGATCAACATGGAGAACGAACACAAGAAGTTGAGGAG TTTGTGGTTGACGTAGATGATTACATCGTTTACGTAGAAGCTTTCCGTGAGACAGTAACTCAAGAAACCATTGTGGATCTTAAGTTCGAGACTAGCAAAGGCAAAACCAATAGAAACTTCAAGGAGGGTCCGGGGGTAAAGTTTGTTCTCCAAGGTGGCAAAATCGTTGGGTTTCACGGGCGTTCGACAAATGTTCTACACGCCCTTGGAGCCTATGTTTGTGACCCAATATCCACTTCTCAATTGCATGGAAAGTGGACAAAG GTGGAGCAAAAAGGAAAGGCCCCAGGGCTAAGATGCTCGCATGCCATAGCACAAGTAGGAAACAAGATTTACTCCTTTGGTGGAGAGTTCACACCAAATGTGCCTATTGACAAAGACCTTTACGTCTGTGACCTCAAGACCGGGAAATGGTCCATTGCTCCAGCCACGGGAGACATTCCACACCTCGCATGCTTAGGCGTCCGAATGGTGTCAGTTGGAACAACCCTCTATGTCTTTGGTGGCCGAGACGCTTCCCGCAAATACAACGGTTTCTACTCTTATGACACAACCAAAAACGTGTGGAAACTACTAACTCCGGTCGAAGAAGGACCCACTCCTCGTAGCTTCCACTCTATGGCAGCCGATgataaaaaagtttatgttttcgGTGGAGTGACTCCTACGGAGCGGATCAAGACCCTGGACGCCTACAACATCGCTGATAAGAAGTGGAAGCAGTGTGCCACCCCAGGGGAATCTTTTAGCATAAGAGGAGGATCCGGACTCGAAGTGGTGAATGGGAAGGTTTGGGTGGTATATGGATTCAACAACTATGAAATTGATAATGTTTATTACTACGATCCTGTTCAGAACAAGTGGACAGAAGTGGAAACATTCGGTGAGAAGCCTTCTGGAAGGAGTGTTTTCGCTAGTGCAGTTGTTGGGAAACGCATTGTGATTTTTGGAGGTGAGGTTGATATGGACCCACAAGCTCACGTGGGTCCGGGACAATTGGTGGATGGGACTTTTGCGTTAGATACGGAGACGTGTAAGTGGGAGAGGTTGGATAAGCTGG agaagccgGAGACTCCGGAGATCAGGGGATGGACAGCTTCCACGAGTGCGACAGTTAATGGTAAGAAAGGGCTCTTGATGCATGGTGGCAAAGCTCAGACCAATGACCGTTTTGATGATCTCTACTTTTACGAGTTTCAGTAA
- the LOC108827340 gene encoding actin-depolymerizing factor 8: protein MANSASGMHVSDECKVKFLELKAKRTYRYIVFKIDEKAQQVGIEKFGNPQETYDDFTNSIPENECRYAIYDFDFTTEDNCQKSKIFFIAWSPDTARVRSKMLYASSKDRFKREMDGIQVELQATDPSEMSLDIIKDRAL from the exons ATG GCTAACTCGGCATCTGGGATGCACGTAAGTGATGAATGCAAGGTCAAATTTTTGGAGTTGAAAGCAAAGAGGACTTACAGGTATATCGTATTCAAGATTGATGAGAAGGCTCAGCAAGTTGGAATAGAAAAGTTTGGGAATCCACAAGAGACCTACGATGATTTCACAAACTCTATCCCTGAAAATGAGTGCCGATATGCAATCTATGATTTTGATTTCACCACCGAGGATAACTGCCAGAAGAGCAAGATCTTTTTCATTGCATG GTCACCTGATACAGCAAGAGTACGGAGTAAGATGTTGTATGCAAGCTCAAAGGATAGGTTCAAGAGAGAAATGGATGGAATCCAAGTTGAACTACAAGCAACTGATCCTAGCGAGATGAGCCTCGACATCATCAAAGACCGAGCTCTCTGA
- the LOC108827338 gene encoding serine/threonine-protein kinase BSK3, protein MGGRCSNLGCCRKSSSHKTALLQPPPHLQNGGENSDNITDDVPAFREFTLDQLKSATCGFAVEYIVSEHGEKAPNVVYRGKLENQKKIAVKRFTRMAWPDPRQFLEEARSVGQLRSERMANLLGCCCEGDERLLVAEFMPNETLAKHLFHWETQPMKWTMRLRVVLYLAQALDYCTNQERSLYHDLNAYRVLFDEECNPRLSTFGLMKNSRDGKSYSTNLAFTPPEYLRTGRVTPESVIYSFGTLLLDLLSGKHIPPSHALDLIRDRNLQTLTDSCLDGQFSDSDGTELVRLASRCLQYEARERPNPKSLVTALTPLQKDTEVPSHVLMGLPHSGSVSPLSPLGEACSRKDLTAMLEILDKLGYKDDEGVTNELSFHMWTDQMQESLNSKKKGDVAFRQKDFRDAIECYTQFIDGGMISPTVCARRSLCYLMSDMPKEALDDAIQAQVISPVWHVASYLQSASLSFLGMENESQIALKEGSNLEAKGNATSQLK, encoded by the exons ATGGGAGGTCGATGCTCAAACCTCGGTTGTTGTCGCAAATCATCATCACACAAGACTGCTCTTCTTCAACCTCCTCCTCATCTTC AGAATGGAGGAGAGAACAGTGACAACATCACCGATGATGTGCCAGCTTTCCGCGAGTTCACACTAGACCAGCTCAAGTCAGCCACTTGTGGTTTCGCCGTCGAGTACATCGTATCTGAGCACGGTGAAAAGGCTCCTAACGTCGTCTACAGAGGCAAACTCGAGAACCAGAAGAAGATTGCTGTCAAGCGTTTCACTAGAATGGCCTGGCCTGACCCTCGCCAGTTCCTCGAGGAAGCTAGGTCCGTCGGTCAGCTGCGGAGTGAGAGAATGGCTAATTTGCTCGGCTGTTGTTGCGAAGGTGACGAGAGGTTGCTTGTCGCTGAGTTTATGCCCAATGAAACCCTTGCCAAACATCTTTTCCACT GGGAAACACAACCTATGAAATGGACAATGAGGCTACGAGTTGTTTTGTATCTAGCACAAGCTCTTGACTACTGCACCAACCAAGAGCGTTCTCTTTACCACGACCTCAATGCCTACCGTGTTTTATTTGATGAGGAATGCAATCCAAGGCTTTCTACTTTTGGGTTGATGAAGAATAGTCGTGATGGAAAAAGTTACAGCACAAATCTTGCTTTCACCCCTCCTGAATATCTCAGAACTG GGAGGGTTACTCCAGAGAGTGTGATATACAGCTTTGGCACTCTTCTGCTTGATCTTCTCAGCGGAAAACATATACCTCCCAGCCAT GCCCTTGATCTGATTAGAGACAGAAATCTCCAGACGCTGACTGATTCTTGCCTAGATGGGCAATTCTCTGACAGCGATGGCACAGAGCTAGTACGCCTCGCTTCTCGTTGTCTTCAGTACGAAGCTCGTGAGAGGCCTAACCCAAAATCTTTGGTCACTGCCCTGACCCCTCTTCAGAAGGACACTGAG GTCCCATCACATGTTCTAATGGGTCTGCCTCACAGTGGTTCGGTGTCTCCTCTCTCCCCTCTTGGTGAGGCTTGTTCAAGAAAGGACCTCACCGCTATGCTTGAGATCTTGGATAAACTTGGATACAAAGACGACGAGGGTGTCACCAATGAG CTCTCGTTTCATATGTGGACAGACCAGATGCAAGAGTCTTTGAACTCTAAGAAGAAGGGTGATGTTGCTTTCAGGCAAAAAGACTTTAGAGATGCCATTGAGTGTTACACGcag TTCATTGATGGAGGAATGATCTCTCCAACAGTGTGCGCACGGCGTAGCCTGTGTTACCTAATGAGTGACATGCCAAAAGAAGCATTAGATGATGCAATTCAAGCACAGGTGATCTCTCCCGTGTGGCATGTGGCTTCTTATCTCCAGTCTGCTTCCCTTTCCTTCCTTGGAATGGAGAACGAATCACAGATAGCACTTAAAGAAGGCTCGAACCTTGAAGCTAAGGGGAACGCAACTTCCCAACTGAAGTAA
- the LOC108825069 gene encoding nitrile-specifier protein 1-like isoform X1 gives MAQKLDAKGGKKGNVWDDDVHENVRKVYLGKGQDCISFVKFEYVDDSEVVIGDQHGERTQEVEEFVVDVDDYIVYVEAFRETVTQETIVDLKFETSKGKTNRNFKEGPGVKFVLQGGKIVGFHGRSTNVLHALGAYVCDPISTSQLHGKWTKVEQKGKAPGLRCSHAIAQVGNKIYSFGGEFTPNVPIDKDLYVCDLKTGKWSIAPATGDIPHLACLGVRMVSVGTTLYVFGGRDASRKYNGFYSYDTTKNVWKLLTPVEEGPTPRSFHSMAADDKKVYVFGGVTPTERIKTLDAYNIADKKWKQCATPGESFSIRGGSGLEVVNGKVWVVYGFNNYEIDNVYYYDPVQNKWTEVETFGEKPSGRSVFASAVVGKRIVIFGGEVDMDPQAHVGPGQLVDGTFALDTETCKWERLDKLGEEKETPEIRGWTASTSATVNGKKGLLMHGGKAQTNDRFDDLYFYEFQ, from the exons ATGGCCCAAAAGCTGGACGCAAAGGGTGGTAAGAAAGGAAATGTATGGGATGATGACGTTCACGAAAATGTCAGAAAAGTGTATTTAGGGAAAGGCCAGGATTGTATATCCTTTGTCAAGTTTGAGTATGTTGATGATTCTGAAGTGGTTATTGGAGATCAACATGGAGAACGAACACAAGAAGTTGAGGAG TTTGTGGTTGACGTAGATGATTACATCGTTTACGTAGAAGCTTTCCGTGAGACAGTAACTCAAGAAACCATTGTGGATCTTAAGTTCGAGACTAGCAAAGGCAAAACCAATAGAAACTTCAAGGAGGGTCCGGGGGTAAAGTTTGTTCTCCAAGGTGGCAAAATCGTTGGGTTTCACGGGCGTTCGACAAATGTTCTACACGCCCTTGGAGCCTATGTTTGTGACCCAATATCCACTTCTCAATTGCATGGAAAGTGGACAAAG GTGGAGCAAAAAGGAAAGGCCCCAGGGCTAAGATGCTCGCATGCCATAGCACAAGTAGGAAACAAGATTTACTCCTTTGGTGGAGAGTTCACACCAAATGTGCCTATTGACAAAGACCTTTACGTCTGTGACCTCAAGACCGGGAAATGGTCCATTGCTCCAGCCACGGGAGACATTCCACACCTCGCATGCTTAGGCGTCCGAATGGTGTCAGTTGGAACAACCCTCTATGTCTTTGGTGGCCGAGACGCTTCCCGCAAATACAACGGTTTCTACTCTTATGACACAACCAAAAACGTGTGGAAACTACTAACTCCGGTCGAAGAAGGACCCACTCCTCGTAGCTTCCACTCTATGGCAGCCGATgataaaaaagtttatgttttcgGTGGAGTGACTCCTACGGAGCGGATCAAGACCCTGGACGCCTACAACATCGCTGATAAGAAGTGGAAGCAGTGTGCCACCCCAGGGGAATCTTTTAGCATAAGAGGAGGATCCGGACTCGAAGTGGTGAATGGGAAGGTTTGGGTGGTATATGGATTCAACAACTATGAAATTGATAATGTTTATTACTACGATCCTGTTCAGAACAAGTGGACAGAAGTGGAAACATTCGGTGAGAAGCCTTCTGGAAGGAGTGTTTTCGCTAGTGCAGTTGTTGGGAAACGCATTGTGATTTTTGGAGGTGAGGTTGATATGGACCCACAAGCTCACGTGGGTCCGGGACAATTGGTGGATGGGACTTTTGCGTTAGATACGGAGACGTGTAAGTGGGAGAGGTTGGATAAGCTGGGTGAAGAGAAAGAG ACTCCGGAGATCAGGGGATGGACAGCTTCCACGAGTGCGACAGTTAATGGTAAGAAAGGGCTCTTGATGCATGGTGGCAAAGCTCAGACCAATGACCGTTTTGATGATCTCTACTTTTACGAGTTTCAGTAA